The nucleotide window TGCCTGCTCAAGGCGCACCTGCCGCGGGCAAGGTTGATATTGAAAAGATGGTGGCCGAAGCAAGAGCAAAAGCAGAAGCGGTGCGTGCCAGACTTCAAGCGGCAAAGGGTATATCGCCATCGCCTACGCCGGCTGCATCAAGTGCCAGCCCTACGCCTCCTGCTGCCAGTCCAGCCATGTCGAGATTGGAACAAATGAAAGCTAGAGTGGCAGCAGCGACCAGTCGCGCCAACGCTGCTCCTCCGCAACGACCCGCCCCTACGCCGAcgcctcaacctcctccattcgaagatgaagacgatggctCGTCGCGAGCTCGAGGTGGTCTGGATGTTGGTCTTCACCCCGCTTTGCTCTCCGATACACTCGAGTTCCGGGGTGCGAAAGGACGGCAGACTTCCCAAAACAAGACCCGACGTACAGAATCCCCAGCTACCGCGGGGAGGCCAGATCGAGCCGGACTTGATCTATCGGGGCCGTCTATAGAGGAAATCAAGAACAACCCATATTTTGATCCAAACCTTGGTCCGAAAGCAACAGTAGCGAAGCCCCGACAAACGCGACAGCTCATTTTCAACCAGAAGGGCAAATACATACAGCAGGCCGCCGCTCTCCGTCGGCAGGCTCAGTTGGAAGCTATGAAGAAGCGGATTGCGGAAAGAGCACGGCAGGCGGGTATCGATGAAGACTTGGATGTTGAGAAGGCTTTCCTCGTGCCAGCCCCTCCCGCAATTGAATGGTGGGACGAAGGTCTGGTGAACGGCGAGGACTATTCTGGCATTGAAAATGAACAAAACCTCAAAATCGACACGCCTGACTCGATCATCACGCAATACGTACAACACCCAGTTCTTCTCGATCCTCCGCAGGAAAAGCTACTACCAGCACAGAAGCCTATGTATCTCACGCCCAAGGAACAGGCCAAGATCCGTCGCCAGCGCCGCATGGCAGATCTGAAGGAACAACAAGCGAAGATCCGACTGGGTCTCGAGccagcacctccaccaaAGGTCAAAAAATCGAACCTGATGCGAGTCTTGGGTGAACAGGCCGTCAAGGATCCCACGGCCGTGGAGGCACGCGTGAACCGGGAAATCGCAGAACGTCGTGAGAAACACGAGACTGCGAACGCGGAGCGCAAACTTACTAAAGAAGAACGTCGAGAGAAGCTTGCCCGGCAACAGGAGgccgatgcggagaagggTATTCAAATGACCGTGTATCGAATTGACAGCCTCGCCAACGGGCGAAACCGCTTTAAAATCAGCAAGAATGCCGAACAGAACGCTCTCACAGGAGTATGCGTCATGCACCCTCGCTTCAACCTCGTGATTGTCGAGGGGGGCTCCCACTCTATCAACAACTATAGAAAGCTCATGATGAACCGGATTGACTGGACCGAGAACGCTGGCCCGAACGCGGTGCGCGAGGGCAACCGCGAGGCCCAAGCCGCCTGGCTAGCAGCTGAAGACGAGCAAACCGGGGAACTGAAGGACCTTAGTCACAATACCTGCGAACTTGTCTGGGAAGGTCAGGTCAAGACCCGCGCGTTCCGGAAATGGCTGGGTGCGCGAGTGTGTGAAACGGATTCCCAAGCTAAGGATGTCTTGGCCCGCGCGAAGCTGGAGAATTTCTGGGTATTGGCGAAGAGTGCCAAACAGAACGAGTCGTGAGCTCGATTACACATGACATGGCATGGCATAGCATTATCACGCCTTCTAATTACAAATTACTCTTCTGTATCATAAACAAACTCAGAAAGATTTCCCGCACATTATATCCAGAGACATTAGTATCGTATGTCAGTACACTGTACGCCGTACATCGGACCATGATAATATTGGAAGTTCTCAAGAAGCGTGAAGTGATAGTGCAGAATGAGATAAAACTTTTTTGATTACCCATCCGGAACCGAATCAAGGAAAGAACGATGCCCAGTTAGTAGCTCCAAAAATGCAACCAAACCCGGATAACTAagtaaaaggaaagagaataaTAGCCAGGATCCATTTCCAAAAGGGAACGCATATAGCAATATAtagatcaatcaatcaatcatatcaTCACAAATCACGAACGAGGAGGTccctggttctggttctggttgttACTTAATTGCCGCAGAAGATCCAATTGTGCTTTCACTTGATCAAAGTTCATCGTCGGTTGttgcggttgttgttgtcccgGTacttgttgctgctgctgttgttgctgctgctgtagGGCAGCCAGGAACAAGGGATTGATGTGCACGTTACCAGGAAGCTGTTGGTACGGGTTCGGTTGTTGATAGGCCTGTTGGAAAGGCATCTGGAAATTGAACGGTGCTGTTGGCATAGCACCTTGTCCGTACGCTTGGGGTTGTTGCGGCTGGAAGGCTCCGAAGGGAGGGAACTGCTGAGGGAGAGCGTATGCACCCTGCGGGTTTGTGGGGTACGCTGCTTGGGGGTAGGTgtggggttgaggttgaggttgagacTGATGAGAGGCCTGCGCTTGGGGCTGGTAGTATGATTGTTGACGGTCTTGATGGTGAGGAGCCGACTCGTGGGAGGGACGACCACCgcggccaccaccaccgcgaccTCCACGATCATATCCTCGGCCAcgaccacggccaccaccgCGGAAGCCGGAGTTGTTTCTGCTGGGGCCGGAGTGGCCGTCGGCTTCAACGGGGGCTTCCTGTTGGCGCATCATCTCGTGCAGGTTCTTCGGCCGGGCCAGCGGAGTGTAGCCGTCGTCAACAGGGTTGTCGTCGTAGTTCAGTTCGCTTTGGCCGAGCTTGGAGGGTCCTGGGGGgtttcttctgcctcttgcTGGGCCGTTTTCGTTCCGAGagtccttcttttcctggcgCTTCTGCTTGAGCTTGCGCTTGTACTCTGCTTCGGCTTCGTCGTCGGAGAACTCGACTTCGTCCTCGGCAATCTCTTCGTCGTGGAAGTTGGAGGCATCGCTTCCCTTCAGACCCTTGAGGGGTTGAGTGAAGACGAAGGTGGAGTGTTCCTCGACATAGTAGACATGTGTGCCCTTGGACAGGCCACGCTCGGTGATGGCGGCCGCGGTCGGGTACCGAACGGCATACAGAGGGTTCTCGACCCTTCCGAGAGTCTCGGAGACTACACCGGCGACACTGCGGTTCTCCAGACAGAGTAGCGAGCCGGCTTCGAGCACTTGGTATTCGCCGCTGGTGTTGGCCGTAATGAGGAGTGTGTTCTCGACGATCGCCTCCACCTGACCCAGATGCACGATTTTCATCTCGGGTGTAATGGTAACCTCAGGGATGGGAGGTGCTTCTTCGGGCATTTCGTTCGCTGTTCTCAGATGGCCGCCGGTTTTGCCCTTTCCATCTCCTTCGTCGTCAGAGCCAAGTTCGGCCTGCATCAATATCCGTGCTTGTTCTTCGGGGCTCAGAATGGGGtagtcttcgtcgtcgtcgctgtcaTCGGAAGAATCTGTGGAGGAGTCGTCGGATGAGGATTCGTAGGGAGAGGAATCGATTTCCCACTCGGGGtgctcgtcgtcgtcttcttcttcttcttcttcctgggcaGGTTCTGCGCCATTGGTGGCAGGTGCCTCCGCTGGTTGTTGGGtctcctgcttctcattggcatccacatccatAGCATCGGTAGCGGGCTCCGCCTTGGtttcctccaacttctcgGGCTCAGCCTGTTCGGGAGCAGACTGGTTGGTAGGTACAGCATCGCTCTGCTCGCTGGCCGCATTTGTGGCCGTCTGTGGTTGCTGCAGATCTTTGACGTTGTCATTGACCAGGTTCAAACCCGGAATGGGGGGATGGATTTGTGAAGCGGCATCCGGCTCACTGGTCGGATTCTGAGCGCCATCAACCTGGTCCTTCACAGCGCTACTGTCCGCAGGTGTCCCGACAGCCAAGGGAGTATTGTAGAAATCGCTTCCATCGTCCGCTGGCGTCAAGGCAATGGGTGGCGTATCGATGGTGCAGGGCCTCTTGACAGGAGGACCCTCATTGGGGACTTCTGAAGAGCCCAGAGGCTGAGCAGGAGACTGGTTATCACTCATCTTGAAATCTCCAAGGACCACGAAGGACAGTCACCCCAGAAACAAGCGAAAAAGGTGGAATGGAGGAGTGATGAAACTGCGACGGGAACTTTTTTTCGTTCTGGAGAAGCGGGTTGCCGTGGTGccgcttatcgataagcggCGCTGCTCGCTTCTTCCGCCTCGCGGGACTCATTCCGGACTCTCTTTCCGACCGCGTCAATTCGACGGCGTCAAGCACAAGTGCGACAATAGGAGGATTCATCATCCGTGGATCATTCCTAGAAGCTATAATGGCACCTGCTCGGAGGACAGGCGAGGCCCCTTCAGGATCGCAGGGGCCAACGCCTACTCCGCGCACCAAACAACGGTATGAGTATTCCTCCAGCTGGCATCTTCCATCCGCAACTGCTAATAAGTCGTGCTATTCTAAaaggccgccgccgccgccattTTACCTACCATTGAATATCGCACTCTACCTTTGCATTATCACCAATGTGATTTCAGCCCTCTACGCGCCGATACAGGATTGTGACGAAGTCTTTAACTTCTGGGAACCAACGCATTATCTCAACCATGGATACGGGCTTCAGACGTGGGAGTACTCTCCGGTGTACTCGATCCGAAGCTGGCTGTATGTCTCTACACATGCCCTGGTGGGCAAAATCGGATCGTTTGCTCTAAGCAGCAAGTCTGCAGAGTTCTATGCGATCAGATGCTTCCTTGCGCTGGTGTGCGCTGCTTGCGAGACCCGTCTCTACTCCGCCATCTGTCGTACCTTGAGCCCCCGTAtcggccttctcttcctcatgGTCGTCGCATTCACCCCGGGCATGTTCCATGCGTCAACCGCCTTCCTACCATCTAGCTTCACCATGTATATGTCGATGCTGGGTCTGACGGCGTTCTTGGATTGGCGCGATGGTCAGAAAACGGCGCAGGGGATCATGTGGTTTGGGCTCGGGGCGATTGTCGGCTGGCCGTTTGCTGGAGCTCTCATGCTTCCTCTTTTattggaggaggttgttaTCGGCTTGTTGTCGTCAAACGTGAGAGGAATGTTCCTAAGCGTTCTGGATGGCGCGATGAGGTGTCTTGTAATTCTGGTATGACTTCCTGCATGGCCTCCCCATCTTGCGTTTTAGCTAACTCTCCCAGGCTCTTGAAATTGCTGTAGACTACGCTTTCCTGCGTAAACTTGTTATTGTACCCTGGAACATCGTGGCGTACAACGTTTTTGGCGGAGAGGGTAGAGGTCCCGATATCTTCGGGGTTGAGCCTTGGACCTTCTACATCCGGAACTTGCTGCTCAACTTCAACATCTGGTTTGCGTTCGCTATGGCCGCTGCGCCGCTGCTTGCCCTTCAGGCGCTTTTCCGCCCCAAGGCGACTAGTGTGCAGACCTTGCTCCGAACCGTGACACTTATCACCCCGTTTTACATGTGGTTCGCCATTTTCACAGCCCAGCCACATAAGGAAGAGCGGTTCATGTTCCCAGCATATCCATTCCTCGCGCTCAATGCGTCCATTGCCTTCCACATGATTCTGTCGTTCGTTGGCTCCAGTAACCCCAATGTGTCAGCTGGGAGTATGTTACCGAAGATCAAGTTGGCAGTGATCATGTCAATAATCCTAATGGCCCTCAATTCTGGTCTCCTGCGGATTGTTGGGATCATGAGCGCCTACAATGCTCCGCTGAAGGTCTTCGAACCGTTGGCACAGCCCGGAGTCGCCCAGCCAGGCGATACGGTGTGTTTTGGCAAGGAGTGGTACCGGTTTCCCtcgtccttcttcctccccagcgACCTGCGGGCCAAATTTGTTCGCAGCGAATTCCGAGGACTGCTTCCCGGTGAGTTTCCCGAGGCTGCGGACTTCTCTGCGCTCTTTGAAGGGACGTCGCGGATTCCCACGGGCATGAACGATCgcaatgaagaagatctcGGAAAATACGTAAGTTCTCggtctttccttcctctctctctctctcgcatGCTTATCTTTGGCTTAGACCGACCTCTCGCAATGTTCCTTCCTGGTAGACTCGGAGTTCCCGAGCCGGAAGGCAACCGAGCTGGAGCCAGATTACATCCACGAGGACACGCAGTGGGAGCAGCTGGCGTGTCATAGCTTCCTGGACGCATCCCAGACGGGTCTTCTGGGGCGGCTGATCTGGACTCCGGATTTGCCTATCACCCCAGAGCCTCTCCGGCGGAAATGGGGCGAGTACTGTCTGCTGCGGAGACGCAGCGACGTCACAGGAAATGCTGCATAGATTGGCTATGGAAACGTGGGGTTCAAGCTACTGTACATAG belongs to Aspergillus luchuensis IFO 4308 DNA, chromosome 3, nearly complete sequence and includes:
- a CDS encoding U4/U6-U5 snRNP complex subunit PRP3 (BUSCO:EOG092621ZV;~COG:A;~EggNog:ENOG410PFS0;~InterPro:IPR010541,IPR027104,IPR013881;~PFAM:PF06544,PF08572;~go_component: GO:0046540 - U4/U6 x U5 tri-snRNP complex [Evidence IEA];~go_process: GO:0000398 - mRNA splicing, via spliceosome [Evidence IEA]): MADISGNMLKRPHPEDQDNNTQKRPRSNHGSPMPAQGAPAAGKVDIEKMVAEARAKAEAVRARLQAAKGISPSPTPAASSASPTPPAASPAMSRLEQMKARVAAATSRANAAPPQRPAPTPTPQPPPFEDEDDGSSRARGGLDVGLHPALLSDTLEFRGAKGRQTSQNKTRRTESPATAGRPDRAGLDLSGPSIEEIKNNPYFDPNLGPKATVAKPRQTRQLIFNQKGKYIQQAAALRRQAQLEAMKKRIAERARQAGIDEDLDVEKAFLVPAPPAIEWWDEGLVNGEDYSGIENEQNLKIDTPDSIITQYVQHPVLLDPPQEKLLPAQKPMYLTPKEQAKIRRQRRMADLKEQQAKIRLGLEPAPPPKVKKSNLMRVLGEQAVKDPTAVEARVNREIAERREKHETANAERKLTKEERREKLARQQEADAEKGIQMTVYRIDSLANGRNRFKISKNAEQNALTGVCVMHPRFNLVIVEGGSHSINNYRKLMMNRIDWTENAGPNAVREGNREAQAAWLAAEDEQTGELKDLSHNTCELVWEGQVKTRAFRKWLGARVCETDSQAKDVLARAKLENFWVLAKSAKQNES
- a CDS encoding RNA-binding snoRNP assembly protein NAF1 (BUSCO:EOG09263G4R;~COG:S;~EggNog:ENOG410PM0K;~InterPro:IPR007504,IPR009000,IPR040309,IPR038664;~PFAM:PF04410;~go_component: GO:0005732 - small nucleolar ribonucleoprotein complex [Evidence IEA];~go_function: GO:0003723 - RNA binding [Evidence IEA];~go_process: GO:0000493 - box H/ACA snoRNP assembly [Evidence IEA];~go_process: GO:0001522 - pseudouridine synthesis [Evidence IEA];~go_process: GO:0042254 - ribosome biogenesis [Evidence IEA]) — translated: MSDNQSPAQPLGSSEVPNEGPPVKRPCTIDTPPIALTPADDGSDFYNTPLAVGTPADSSAVKDQVDGAQNPTSEPDAASQIHPPIPGLNLVNDNVKDLQQPQTATNAASEQSDAVPTNQSAPEQAEPEKLEETKAEPATDAMDVDANEKQETQQPAEAPATNGAEPAQEEEEEEDDDEHPEWEIDSSPYESSSDDSSTDSSDDSDDDEDYPILSPEEQARILMQAELGSDDEGDGKGKTGGHLRTANEMPEEAPPIPEVTITPEMKIVHLGQVEAIVENTLLITANTSGEYQVLEAGSLLCLENRSVAGVVSETLGRVENPLYAVRYPTAAAITERGLSKGTHVYYVEEHSTFVFTQPLKGLKGSDASNFHDEEIAEDEVEFSDDEAEAEYKRKLKQKRQEKKDSRNENGPARGRRNPPGPSKLGQSELNYDDNPVDDGYTPLARPKNLHEMMRQQEAPVEADGHSGPSRNNSGFRGGGRGRGRGYDRGGRGGGGRGGRPSHESAPHHQDRQQSYYQPQAQASHQSQPQPQPHTYPQAAYPTNPQGAYALPQQFPPFGAFQPQQPQAYGQGAMPTAPFNFQMPFQQAYQQPNPYQQLPGNVHINPLFLAALQQQQQQQQQQVPGQQQPQQPTMNFDQVKAQLDLLRQLSNNQNQNQGPPRS
- the ALG9 gene encoding dolichyl-P-Man:Man(6)GlcNAc(2)-PP-dolichol alpha-1,2-mannosyltransferase (BUSCO:EOG09261FM4;~CAZy:GT22;~COG:G;~EggNog:ENOG410PIIT;~InterPro:IPR039484,IPR005599;~PFAM:PF03901;~TransMembrane:10 (i32-56o117-135i142-161o167-185i197-220o232-256i299-321o333-352i364-383o403-426i);~go_function: GO:0000030 - mannosyltransferase activity [Evidence IEA];~go_function: GO:0016757 - transferase activity, transferring glycosyl groups [Evidence IEA]); the encoded protein is MAPARRTGEAPSGSQGPTPTPRTKQRPPPPPFYLPLNIALYLCIITNVISALYAPIQDCDEVFNFWEPTHYLNHGYGLQTWEYSPVYSIRSWLYVSTHALVGKIGSFALSSKSAEFYAIRCFLALVCAACETRLYSAICRTLSPRIGLLFLMVVAFTPGMFHASTAFLPSSFTMYMSMLGLTAFLDWRDGQKTAQGIMWFGLGAIVGWPFAGALMLPLLLEEVVIGLLSSNVRGMFLSVLDGAMRCLVILALEIAVDYAFLRKLVIVPWNIVAYNVFGGEGRGPDIFGVEPWTFYIRNLLLNFNIWFAFAMAAAPLLALQALFRPKATSVQTLLRTVTLITPFYMWFAIFTAQPHKEERFMFPAYPFLALNASIAFHMILSFVGSSNPNVSAGSMLPKIKLAVIMSIILMALNSGLLRIVGIMSAYNAPLKVFEPLAQPGVAQPGDTVCFGKEWYRFPSSFFLPSDLRAKFVRSEFRGLLPGEFPEAADFSALFEGTSRIPTGMNDRNEEDLGKYTDLSQCSFLVDSEFPSRKATELEPDYIHEDTQWEQLACHSFLDASQTGLLGRLIWTPDLPITPEPLRRKWGEYCLLRRRSDVTGNAA